A region from the Melioribacter roseus P3M-2 genome encodes:
- a CDS encoding PhoH family protein, with protein sequence MKKKNPKTFVLDTNVILHDPTCINHFEENDIIIPLVVIEELDHFKRGNQVINLNAREFARTLDSITGNDIFNGGISLGKGKGKIRIVITKGLAKEIQEVFREDNVDHRVLSAAYEAKQNFDGKRKVILVTKDVNLRMKAKALGIPAEDYTTDRIPNVEELYSGKETIENFDDDILQQLYQPPYEVSARKIIKKYKIEAAPNKYFILRNTTRSILAYLDFDMEAFHRIDKETVYGIKPRNAEQTFAVNALINKDIPLVTLTGKAGTGKTLLALASALQARRDYRQIYVARPVVPLSNKDIGFLPGDVESKLAPYMQPLWDNLKVVQDQFSETDKNYQAINNMLKEEKLVIEPLSYIRGRSLQRIYFIVDEAQNLTPHEIKTIITRAGEGAKIVLTGDIYQIDHPYLDAQSNGLSYLIEHFKGQKLYAHINLEKGERSLLAELASNLL encoded by the coding sequence ATGAAAAAGAAAAATCCCAAGACTTTTGTACTCGACACAAACGTTATCCTGCACGATCCTACCTGCATCAATCACTTTGAAGAAAACGACATAATAATACCGCTGGTTGTAATCGAAGAGCTCGACCATTTTAAGCGCGGCAATCAGGTGATTAATTTAAATGCCAGAGAATTTGCGCGCACGCTCGATTCGATTACTGGCAACGATATTTTCAACGGCGGCATTTCGCTCGGAAAAGGCAAGGGCAAGATACGAATCGTAATCACAAAAGGTCTTGCAAAAGAAATACAGGAAGTATTCAGGGAAGACAACGTAGACCATCGCGTATTGAGCGCGGCTTACGAAGCCAAACAAAATTTCGACGGTAAACGCAAAGTAATTCTCGTAACCAAAGATGTAAATCTGAGAATGAAAGCCAAGGCGCTCGGTATTCCCGCCGAAGATTACACAACCGACCGGATTCCGAACGTCGAAGAACTCTACAGCGGCAAAGAAACAATCGAAAATTTCGACGATGATATACTGCAGCAACTATACCAACCTCCTTATGAAGTATCCGCTCGAAAAATCATAAAAAAGTATAAAATAGAAGCTGCGCCTAATAAATACTTCATATTGAGAAATACGACCCGCTCGATTTTGGCATACCTCGATTTCGATATGGAAGCTTTTCATCGAATCGACAAAGAAACCGTCTACGGGATAAAGCCGCGGAACGCCGAACAAACTTTTGCGGTCAATGCGCTTATCAATAAAGATATTCCGCTCGTTACATTGACGGGTAAAGCGGGCACCGGAAAAACTTTACTGGCTCTGGCAAGCGCCCTGCAGGCAAGAAGGGATTACAGACAAATTTACGTGGCCCGTCCGGTCGTTCCTTTGAGCAATAAAGATATCGGTTTTTTGCCGGGCGACGTCGAAAGCAAACTGGCTCCTTATATGCAGCCGCTCTGGGACAATCTTAAAGTTGTTCAGGATCAATTCAGCGAGACGGACAAAAATTATCAGGCGATCAACAATATGCTCAAAGAAGAGAAGCTGGTCATAGAGCCTTTGAGTTATATACGCGGACGAAGTTTACAACGCATCTATTTCATCGTAGACGAAGCGCAAAACCTTACTCCTCATGAAATCAAAACCATTATTACCCGAGCGGGCGAAGGGGCAAAGATTGTTCTGACCGGCGATATCTATCAGATCGACCACCCTTACCTCGACGCGCAGTCGAACGGACTTTCTTATTTGATAGAACATTTTAAAGGTCAGAAATTATACGCGCACATAAATCTTGAAAAAGGAGAACGCTCTTTACTCGCCGAATTGGCAAGCAATCTGCTCTAA
- a CDS encoding RNA polymerase sigma factor, with translation MNKFKNHTDIELMREIAKFESRALEELYDRYSPLLYTIVKKIAPDEESAKELLVEVFSIIWKKSNKFDFTNGNVYAWLVTLTRNKAVDYLRRSRKSESISQIYDDEYEDYFILPTFLPGMDSLDLETARSLKPKVEEALSELTDTQKYVLHLAYYEGYTIDEIANKLNVPVETVRNKVMTSLHNFRDNLAKE, from the coding sequence TTGAATAAATTCAAGAATCATACCGACATAGAATTAATGCGGGAGATTGCAAAATTCGAATCCCGCGCGCTGGAGGAGTTGTACGACAGGTATTCCCCTCTGTTATATACTATTGTAAAGAAAATTGCGCCGGATGAAGAATCTGCCAAAGAACTTCTTGTTGAAGTATTTTCGATTATATGGAAAAAGAGCAATAAGTTCGATTTTACCAATGGTAATGTTTATGCCTGGCTTGTAACGTTGACCCGCAATAAAGCCGTCGATTACCTTCGGCGCAGCAGGAAATCCGAATCGATATCTCAAATTTACGACGACGAATACGAAGATTATTTCATACTTCCCACATTTCTGCCGGGAATGGACAGTCTGGACCTGGAAACCGCGCGAAGTTTGAAACCTAAAGTTGAAGAAGCTCTGTCGGAATTGACAGACACTCAAAAATACGTTTTGCATCTCGCATATTACGAAGGTTATACAATAGACGAAATTGCAAATAAATTGAATGTGCCAGTCGAGACGGTGCGGAATAAGGTTATGACGTCTCTCCATAATTTCAGAGATAATCTGGCTAAGGAATAA
- a CDS encoding anti-sigma factor has protein sequence MAKNAVHEMIAAFAVGCMDRDNFVQFKDYIEAGGELPEGELQEMQNIVSLIPIILDIEKPDPSLKDEVARRLIGMKDEIKTRIREEKKATVENFSIRTTKAGTKASFQLTNLKKTQTKEKTKEPAKTPAGKTAGTIDRSVIPEEPNRYFTSQQTQVKTSPRPYGKSGSVVGWFAIVLSLVLFSLVGYYSFTSIEELNQKISDIEQDINVYRSELARTNNFVNNYIALIEFFNYGDVTIVNLKSNLPGENASAKVLLSFDAKEGLIQFRNVKPLLANQGYQLWLVSRGISYSMGVYQPSGNEFIHITSFPIIPKENIESLKITIESNTGSPTPSVNEYMSALFPQENRRR, from the coding sequence ATGGCAAAGAATGCGGTTCACGAAATGATTGCCGCCTTTGCGGTCGGTTGTATGGACAGGGATAATTTTGTCCAGTTCAAGGATTATATCGAGGCAGGCGGCGAATTGCCCGAAGGCGAACTGCAGGAAATGCAAAATATTGTCTCTTTAATCCCCATTATACTCGATATTGAAAAACCGGACCCGTCGCTGAAAGACGAAGTGGCGCGGCGGCTTATCGGTATGAAAGACGAAATTAAAACTCGTATCAGGGAAGAAAAGAAAGCCACTGTCGAAAATTTTTCAATTCGCACAACCAAAGCGGGAACAAAAGCAAGTTTTCAGCTTACCAATCTTAAAAAGACTCAGACTAAAGAAAAGACAAAAGAACCAGCAAAAACTCCAGCGGGTAAAACTGCCGGCACAATCGACCGTTCGGTTATACCGGAAGAACCGAACAGATATTTTACAAGTCAACAAACGCAGGTTAAAACTTCTCCGCGCCCTTACGGTAAATCCGGCAGCGTCGTCGGATGGTTTGCAATAGTATTGTCTCTCGTACTCTTTTCCCTCGTCGGCTATTATTCGTTTACTTCGATTGAAGAATTGAATCAGAAAATTTCGGATATAGAGCAGGATATAAACGTATACAGGAGCGAATTGGCTCGCACAAATAATTTCGTGAATAATTATATAGCGTTGATCGAATTTTTCAATTACGGCGACGTAACAATCGTCAATTTAAAATCGAATTTGCCGGGCGAAAACGCATCGGCGAAAGTGCTGCTGTCTTTCGACGCCAAAGAAGGACTCATTCAATTCAGAAACGTGAAGCCTCTGCTTGCAAACCAGGGGTATCAATTGTGGCTCGTCAGCAGGGGAATTTCGTATTCGATGGGCGTATATCAACCCTCGGGAAACGAATTTATTCATATAACTTCATTCCCGATTATTCCAAAAGAAAACATCGAGTCGCTTAAAATTACTATAGAATCGAATACCGGGTCGCCAACGCCGTCGGTAAATGAATATATGTCGGCGCTGTTTCCGCAGGAAAACCGCAGACGCTAA
- a CDS encoding NAD-dependent succinate-semialdehyde dehydrogenase produces the protein MPLKSVNPATGKLIKEFSEMSKNEVEEIISSADAAFRRWKEYDPEHRCELMKKAGNQLLKEKERYAETITNEMGKPIAQSVAEVEKCAWVCDYYAENAANFLADEIIETDATESYVSFEPLGVILAVMPWNFPFWQVFRFAAPALTAGNGAVLKHASNVSMCALAIEEVFAKAGFPENLFRTLLVASSSVKNIIDNDLIKAATLTGSEFAGSMVASECGGKLKKTVLELGGSDPFIVLNDAELVEAASVGVKARIINNGQSCIAAKRFIVAEEIYDEFMELFIKNMKGLKVGNPMEKDCDLGPIAREDLLAELEMQVKKSTEMGAAILTGGKRLNREGFFMEPTILEGVKKGMPAYEEEIFGPVASVIKIRNVEEAIKIANDTSFGLGASIWTKDIEKAKLLARKIDSGSVFINGMVKSDPRLPFGGIKKSGYGRELSHYGMKEFVNIKTVWIK, from the coding sequence ATGCCGCTCAAATCGGTCAATCCCGCTACGGGAAAATTAATTAAAGAATTTTCGGAAATGAGCAAGAATGAAGTCGAAGAAATAATATCTTCCGCCGATGCGGCATTCCGTCGATGGAAAGAATACGATCCGGAACATCGGTGTGAATTAATGAAAAAAGCCGGCAACCAATTGTTGAAAGAAAAAGAAAGGTACGCGGAGACAATTACAAATGAAATGGGCAAGCCGATAGCTCAATCGGTAGCCGAAGTAGAGAAGTGCGCGTGGGTCTGCGATTACTACGCGGAAAACGCCGCAAATTTTCTGGCGGACGAAATAATCGAAACGGATGCAACCGAGAGCTATGTGTCTTTCGAACCGCTCGGAGTAATCCTTGCCGTAATGCCGTGGAATTTCCCGTTCTGGCAGGTTTTCCGGTTTGCAGCTCCCGCATTGACGGCGGGCAACGGCGCTGTTTTAAAACACGCTTCGAATGTGTCGATGTGCGCTTTGGCAATCGAAGAAGTTTTCGCCAAAGCGGGCTTTCCCGAAAATCTTTTCCGAACCTTGCTAGTCGCTTCTTCTTCGGTAAAGAATATAATCGACAACGATTTGATTAAAGCGGCAACTTTAACCGGAAGCGAATTCGCCGGCAGTATGGTGGCTTCGGAATGCGGTGGTAAATTAAAGAAAACGGTTCTTGAACTCGGCGGCAGCGATCCGTTCATCGTATTAAATGACGCCGAATTAGTCGAAGCCGCGTCGGTGGGAGTAAAAGCCAGAATAATTAATAACGGTCAAAGTTGCATCGCCGCAAAAAGATTTATTGTCGCCGAAGAAATTTACGACGAATTTATGGAGCTCTTTATCAAGAACATGAAGGGCTTAAAAGTCGGTAATCCGATGGAAAAGGATTGCGATTTGGGTCCGATAGCGAGAGAAGACTTGCTTGCGGAGCTTGAAATGCAAGTTAAGAAATCGACCGAGATGGGAGCGGCAATTTTAACCGGCGGCAAGCGATTGAACCGAGAAGGTTTCTTTATGGAGCCGACAATTCTTGAAGGAGTAAAAAAGGGAATGCCCGCTTACGAAGAAGAAATTTTCGGACCTGTAGCTTCGGTCATAAAAATAAGAAACGTAGAGGAAGCGATTAAAATTGCAAACGACACTTCGTTCGGGCTTGGCGCCTCAATTTGGACAAAAGATATTGAAAAGGCAAAGTTATTGGCTCGTAAAATCGATTCCGGCTCGGTCTTTATAAACGGGATGGTCAAAAGCGATCCCCGACTTCCTTTCGGAGGAATCAAAAAGTCGGGTTACGGCAGGGAACTGTCGCATTACGGAATGAAGGAATTTGTAAATATTAAAACCGTCTGGATAAAATAA
- the alaS gene encoding alanine--tRNA ligase, giving the protein MTSNQIRQQFLDFFAERGHKIVPSAPVIPHGDPTLLFTNAGMNQFKDVFLGTGSREYKRAADTQKCIRVSGKHNDLEEVGHDTYHHTFFEMLGNWSFGDYYKKEAIAWAWELLTEVWKLPKERLWATVYRTDDEAFQYWKSETDINPNHILKFDEKDNFWEMGETGPCGPCSEIHINLSDDYDNPMLVNAGSPLCIEIWNLVFIQYHRDETGKLNELPARHVDTGMGFERITAVLQGKKSNYDTDIFTPIISAIENLSGYKYDYALPAEDKSEQGVVNIAMRVIADHIRTLTFAIADGAIPGNDGRGYVLRRILRRASRYGRKLNLKEPFLFKIVDTVVKNFSHVFPEIKENQNNIERIINAEEESFNVTLDRGLELFDSLIEKLQSEKKTVIPGSEVFKLYDTYGFPVDLTNVMAREQGFTIDEDGFNKLMAEQKARARKSARDKSTATSLKNDSIEDFTFVEKAPTQFTGYDELKSEAKIIGLKEDGDNILLVLDNSPFYVEAGGQVSDTGFIIIDGIKLPVVNVAKLDNMIVHVVNKSDEFKLEPGMNVTVQVDEKRRWDIMRNHSATHFLHKALREILGTHVQQSGSYVGPDRLRFDFSHFEKPSRQQLEQIESLINEKLRENLPLIHHRDIPFEQAKEMGALMFFGDKYGENVNVVQFGDYTMEFCGGTHVKNSSQIGLFKIISESSIASGVRRIEAVTGAGVEKFIKEQELKIARQEELYNNLLEEKKKLEKELSDLKLKEKLSALDNIMANPVEINGVRLFKGRVAVDTMDHLKSMGDELRLKIKSGAGLLISEVDGKVGIVCVVSDDLIKEKKLSAGNLVGKVAKVVGGGGGGRPHLATAGGKDVGRIDEALSAVDNILKEML; this is encoded by the coding sequence ATGACATCGAATCAGATAAGACAACAGTTTCTCGATTTCTTCGCCGAAAGAGGACATAAAATAGTGCCGAGCGCGCCTGTTATTCCGCACGGCGACCCGACGCTTCTTTTTACCAATGCAGGAATGAATCAGTTTAAAGATGTTTTTCTCGGAACGGGAAGCAGAGAATACAAAAGAGCCGCCGACACTCAAAAGTGCATTCGCGTTTCGGGCAAACACAACGACCTCGAAGAAGTGGGACACGATACGTATCACCATACGTTTTTCGAAATGCTCGGCAACTGGTCTTTCGGCGACTATTATAAAAAGGAAGCGATTGCCTGGGCGTGGGAATTATTAACGGAAGTCTGGAAACTCCCCAAAGAGCGATTGTGGGCCACAGTATACCGTACCGACGACGAAGCTTTTCAATACTGGAAATCCGAAACGGATATTAATCCCAACCACATCTTGAAATTCGACGAAAAAGATAATTTTTGGGAAATGGGAGAAACCGGTCCGTGCGGTCCGTGCTCGGAAATCCATATTAATTTAAGCGACGATTACGACAATCCAATGCTGGTTAACGCCGGAAGCCCGCTCTGCATCGAAATCTGGAATCTTGTTTTCATTCAGTATCACAGGGACGAAACCGGAAAATTGAATGAATTGCCCGCAAGACACGTCGACACCGGAATGGGCTTCGAACGTATTACAGCGGTGCTACAGGGTAAAAAGTCGAACTACGATACGGATATTTTCACTCCTATCATTTCCGCAATTGAAAATTTAAGCGGATATAAATACGACTACGCATTGCCGGCTGAAGACAAATCCGAACAGGGAGTCGTCAACATAGCCATGCGCGTTATTGCCGACCACATTCGCACGCTTACTTTTGCGATTGCCGACGGAGCCATACCGGGCAACGACGGACGCGGTTACGTGTTGAGAAGAATTTTGAGAAGAGCCTCCAGATACGGCAGAAAACTTAACTTGAAAGAACCGTTTCTTTTCAAGATAGTCGATACTGTCGTTAAAAATTTTTCGCACGTTTTTCCCGAAATAAAAGAGAACCAAAACAATATCGAAAGAATAATTAATGCCGAAGAAGAAAGTTTCAATGTAACGCTCGACCGCGGACTCGAACTTTTCGATTCCCTTATCGAAAAGCTTCAAAGCGAAAAAAAGACCGTTATACCCGGCAGCGAAGTCTTTAAGCTATATGATACTTACGGATTCCCGGTCGACCTGACAAACGTTATGGCGCGCGAACAAGGTTTTACAATCGACGAGGACGGATTCAATAAGCTTATGGCGGAACAAAAGGCGCGCGCCAGAAAATCCGCGCGAGATAAATCGACTGCGACAAGCCTTAAAAACGATTCGATCGAAGATTTTACGTTTGTCGAAAAAGCTCCTACTCAATTCACCGGATACGACGAGCTGAAGTCGGAGGCTAAGATTATCGGATTAAAAGAAGACGGCGACAATATTCTCCTCGTTCTCGACAATTCGCCCTTCTACGTTGAAGCCGGAGGACAGGTCAGCGATACTGGTTTTATCATTATCGACGGGATCAAATTACCTGTGGTTAATGTGGCTAAACTCGACAATATGATTGTACACGTTGTAAATAAATCGGATGAATTCAAGTTAGAACCGGGAATGAATGTAACCGTTCAGGTAGACGAAAAACGAAGATGGGACATAATGCGCAATCATTCCGCCACTCATTTCCTGCACAAAGCTTTGCGCGAAATCCTCGGAACTCATGTTCAACAATCCGGCTCGTATGTCGGTCCCGACAGGCTCCGTTTCGATTTCAGTCATTTCGAAAAACCGAGCCGTCAACAACTCGAACAAATCGAATCGCTCATTAATGAAAAGCTGAGAGAAAACTTACCGCTGATTCACCACAGGGACATCCCGTTCGAACAGGCTAAAGAGATGGGCGCTTTAATGTTTTTCGGCGACAAGTACGGAGAAAATGTCAACGTGGTTCAGTTCGGCGATTATACGATGGAATTCTGCGGCGGAACGCATGTAAAGAACAGTTCGCAAATCGGACTATTCAAAATTATCAGCGAATCGTCGATTGCCAGCGGAGTCAGAAGAATCGAAGCCGTAACGGGAGCCGGAGTCGAAAAATTCATAAAAGAACAAGAACTCAAAATAGCTCGTCAGGAAGAACTCTACAATAATCTTCTGGAAGAGAAAAAGAAACTCGAAAAAGAATTATCCGATTTAAAGCTGAAAGAAAAACTTTCCGCTCTGGATAACATAATGGCTAATCCCGTGGAAATTAACGGCGTTAGGCTTTTCAAAGGCAGAGTAGCCGTTGACACTATGGACCACTTGAAATCGATGGGCGACGAACTCAGATTGAAAATAAAAAGCGGCGCGGGATTACTGATATCCGAAGTCGACGGCAAGGTTGGTATTGTATGCGTCGTATCCGACGATCTGATCAAAGAGAAAAAACTATCCGCAGGAAATTTGGTCGGGAAAGTTGCCAAAGTCGTAGGCGGCGGGGGCGGCGGAAGGCCTCATCTTGCAACGGCCGGCGGAAAGGACGTCGGTCGTATCGACGAGGCTTTAAGTGCAGTCGACAACATCTTAAAGGAAATGCTTTAA